The Mesomycoplasma ovipneumoniae genome window below encodes:
- a CDS encoding 2-oxo acid dehydrogenase subunit E2, whose product MSKILATPKARAMAKQANIDLADLKIEGRKIESSDVENYLNSLKSSPAPAVEAPKVEAPTPKTQPASTTAVSPASKLDGRREKIAPIRKAIARAMTNSWNSVAYVNLVNQIDVTDLWKLRKSVLESVQKTTGIKLTFLAFIAKAILIALSEFPIIAAKYDEAANEIVYPETINLGLAVDTEAGLMVPVIKNAQTLSIVEIASEIVRLAKAARERKIKPSEMQGGSFTITNYGSVGSLYGVPVINYPELAIAGVGAIIDSAEVKDGQIVAAKIMHLTVAADHRWIDGATIGRFAARVKELLEKPEILGIL is encoded by the coding sequence ATGTCAAAAATTTTAGCAACCCCAAAAGCAAGAGCGATGGCTAAGCAAGCAAATATCGATCTTGCTGATCTTAAAATTGAAGGACGAAAAATTGAGTCATCCGATGTTGAGAATTATCTAAATTCTCTAAAATCTTCGCCTGCTCCTGCAGTCGAAGCTCCAAAAGTTGAGGCTCCTACTCCAAAAACCCAACCAGCCTCAACAACCGCAGTAAGTCCAGCATCAAAACTAGATGGAAGACGTGAAAAAATTGCTCCAATTCGAAAAGCGATTGCAAGAGCAATGACAAATTCATGAAATTCTGTGGCTTACGTTAATTTAGTAAACCAAATTGACGTAACAGATCTTTGAAAACTTCGTAAATCTGTTTTAGAATCAGTTCAAAAAACAACTGGTATAAAATTAACATTTTTAGCTTTTATTGCAAAAGCAATTTTAATTGCACTTAGTGAATTCCCAATTATTGCTGCAAAATACGACGAAGCTGCAAATGAAATTGTCTATCCTGAAACTATAAACTTAGGTTTGGCCGTTGATACTGAAGCTGGTCTTATGGTTCCAGTAATAAAAAATGCACAAACTCTTTCAATCGTTGAAATTGCTAGTGAAATTGTTCGACTAGCCAAAGCAGCTCGTGAGCGTAAAATCAAACCAAGTGAAATGCAAGGTGGATCATTCACTATTACTAATTATGGATCTGTTGGTTCTCTTTATGGTGTTCCGGTAATTAACTATCCAGAACTAGCAATTGCTGGTGTTGGTGCAATTATTGATTCAGCCGAAGTTAAAGATGGACAAATTGTTGCAGCCAAAATTATGCACTTAACAGTTGCAGCTGATCACCGTTGAATTGATGGAGCTACAATTGGTCGTTTTGCCGCAAGAGTTAAAGAATTATTAGAAAAACCAGAAATTTTAGGAATTTTATAA
- the lpdA gene encoding dihydrolipoyl dehydrogenase: MYKFKFADIGEGLHEGVVAQIYKKEGDQVNEGDSLFSVETDKITADIPSPKSGKIVKVLMSEGDTIHVGQEIYYIDDGSGDSDVAEDVAEVKTEEKKEEASGASVVGEVKVSNDLLSFDFGPKKSTPKPAKTAAPKVEKPAEKPSSSVNTGKVYQGKIDQEFDVIVIGSGPGGYLAAAEAGKSGLSTLIVEKEYWGGVCLNVGCIPTKAMLKTAEVLDYVTHFSDYGLEGKTDVKVSWEKMHQRKTEVVNKLVGGVKAIVKSARATSIFGEAKFLGSHEIAVEDKVYRGKHIILATGSRDRKLNLPGFEQGYQSGKILTSKEAINLEEKINSIVIIGGGVIGVEFAQIFVAAGVKVTILQNLPRLLANLDGEISQIITKNLTDRGVNVVLNSNIISYENDNIVYELDGKRQQISADKILVSIGREPNSEGLSEVGVELDARKSVIVDDQCRTNVNGVYAIGDLCAKAMLAHVAYRHAVVAVSTITGKGEKYNDKTVPACVYTHPEIASVGLTEEQAKEQGYDFVVGKASFAHIGKAIAAGDAHGFAKLIVDKKYGEILGAHFIGPVATDMISEIVVSMDGEVTIHELAAAIHPHPTYSEVIWEAARAAQAKLKR, translated from the coding sequence ATGTATAAATTTAAATTTGCTGACATTGGTGAAGGACTCCATGAAGGAGTTGTCGCCCAAATTTACAAAAAAGAGGGCGACCAAGTAAATGAAGGTGATTCGTTGTTCTCAGTTGAAACTGACAAAATTACCGCTGATATACCTTCGCCAAAATCCGGAAAAATTGTTAAAGTTTTAATGTCTGAAGGTGATACAATTCACGTTGGTCAAGAAATTTATTATATTGATGATGGATCAGGTGATAGCGATGTTGCCGAAGATGTTGCCGAAGTTAAAACTGAAGAGAAAAAGGAAGAAGCAAGCGGAGCAAGTGTTGTTGGTGAAGTAAAAGTAAGCAATGATCTTTTAAGTTTTGATTTTGGTCCAAAAAAATCAACACCAAAACCAGCAAAAACTGCTGCCCCAAAAGTTGAAAAACCAGCTGAAAAACCTAGCTCTTCTGTAAATACTGGTAAAGTTTACCAAGGTAAAATTGATCAAGAATTTGATGTAATTGTTATTGGTTCAGGGCCTGGTGGTTATCTTGCAGCTGCTGAGGCTGGTAAAAGTGGTTTATCAACCTTAATTGTTGAAAAAGAATACTGAGGTGGTGTTTGTTTAAATGTTGGCTGCATTCCAACAAAAGCAATGTTAAAAACTGCCGAAGTTCTTGATTATGTAACTCACTTTAGTGACTATGGTCTTGAAGGAAAAACTGATGTAAAAGTTTCCTGAGAAAAAATGCACCAACGAAAAACTGAAGTTGTTAACAAATTAGTTGGCGGAGTTAAGGCCATTGTAAAATCAGCAAGAGCTACAAGCATTTTTGGTGAAGCCAAATTCCTAGGTTCACACGAAATTGCAGTTGAAGATAAAGTTTATCGTGGAAAACACATTATTCTTGCAACTGGATCACGTGACCGTAAATTGAATTTACCTGGTTTTGAACAAGGTTACCAATCCGGAAAAATTTTAACTTCAAAAGAAGCAATTAATCTTGAAGAAAAAATTAATTCAATTGTAATAATTGGTGGTGGTGTTATTGGTGTTGAATTTGCCCAAATTTTTGTCGCTGCTGGAGTTAAGGTAACAATTTTACAAAATCTTCCAAGACTTTTGGCAAACCTTGATGGTGAAATTTCACAAATTATTACAAAAAACTTAACTGACCGTGGTGTTAATGTTGTCCTAAATTCTAATATTATTAGCTATGAAAATGATAATATTGTTTACGAGCTTGATGGAAAAAGACAACAAATTAGCGCTGATAAAATTTTAGTAAGCATCGGTCGTGAGCCAAATTCTGAAGGTCTTAGTGAAGTTGGAGTTGAACTTGACGCTCGCAAAAGTGTTATCGTTGATGATCAATGCAGAACAAATGTAAATGGAGTTTATGCAATTGGTGATCTTTGCGCTAAAGCGATGCTAGCCCATGTCGCTTACCGTCACGCCGTTGTTGCAGTAAGTACAATAACCGGAAAAGGTGAAAAATATAACGATAAAACCGTTCCAGCTTGCGTTTATACTCACCCTGAAATTGCTTCAGTTGGTCTAACTGAAGAACAAGCAAAAGAACAAGGTTATGATTTTGTAGTTGGAAAAGCTAGTTTTGCCCACATTGGTAAAGCAATTGCTGCTGGCGATGCCCACGGATTTGCTAAATTAATTGTTGATAAAAAATATGGCGAAATTCTTGGTGCTCACTTTATCGGTCCAGTTGCTACTGATATGATTTCAGAAATTGTTGTTTCAATGGACGGAGAAGTAACAATTCATGAACTTGCAGCCGCAATTCACCCACACCCTACTTATAGCGAAGTAATTTGAGAAGCTGCTCGTGCTGCACAAGCAAAACTAAAAAGATAA
- a CDS encoding P97 family adhesin: MSKSTITKKLLTKKNIFLLGLSSIAGGAIIAVPLVVFANLELKNPRIDVQNQAKSISFISIKDKYLNANSDYLDLKKKLLNADNTKKTDTDLTDFFDFFQTNNASIPVNFANDHNWKPYKLEIFDIKPDDNEQSFEVYWRVLQKLDDNKTAISDLFKQKVAYNYVPDYSLSNFSTFSEDQLKKLRPYTNSEVNFSFKKELTKLISVEDFQKEVNSAKDDNQASEIINKYFNLDETISQIFSNKSFYFESDSGIKKPRYDINLVKDQIITDQYLVKTAMPNVYKLTFVAQFSSDFSKEIAADINKDSKFFLTTQLNLSNSFLDNSISDDIVLSEFSDNDYYAINNFSQNNSTLITGWDFLNYYNNEIFSTKEKRADFLNSLIEKIIKTPLISKIRFQNKLANLNFHQISKFLDLQIKLDSEQVNLDFKDNNVVAQINGDIVIKDKRNNKIIATKKFSQSIKNFEILAQNDPDFATSINKGSLVIEPKVQESVPKNNQKGIPKDEILALIEANNFDKLKKVLQNSRYYGFRFDETQLKSMVDSYNLPTVEDLIKNTNVDDAASKGITSIFSNYFNSDEKISQFLSFLSKQDISFVAKYWFDFLKHFKLIESGTNWPEDFNINELFKKLSDIKIKPTTKPRGQINDESEPTVWLFSFNYGFLNSNKPLENGFYINNEVKNTLNLMKTNLSFSPEYFIKQIELQSKQISEPNFSQQNNKNNIENLTDFLVAFYSLAYSKQKEQKLFTGNFGKDFNYKIQFSLEPNLTNVDGLEKSNDQNLKIKYWYNIGPVDKNGDLVSVIYQTKKSEIDLKINSENKLLSDEVDKLDEIASTFSSNSQIVFLSKQDLQDFESQIKVAISKSNDNKPVSVDNEVKKLPFSSYFASEHKDIGFYAIKQPKQNQTTGTTETESQATDIDTTGVIEKINSKLASQVQYNLFLYLYDKNNPQNFSSQPIRVIIMEHTSSLLLK; encoded by the coding sequence GTGTCGAAAAGTACAATCACTAAAAAACTACTAACTAAAAAAAATATTTTTCTTTTAGGGCTAAGCAGTATTGCTGGTGGAGCAATTATCGCCGTTCCGCTAGTTGTTTTTGCAAATTTAGAACTAAAAAACCCACGAATTGATGTTCAGAACCAAGCAAAATCAATTTCTTTTATTAGTATAAAGGATAAATATTTAAATGCTAATTCAGACTATTTAGATCTAAAAAAGAAACTTTTAAATGCCGATAATACCAAAAAAACTGACACTGATTTAACAGATTTTTTTGATTTTTTCCAGACCAATAACGCTAGCATTCCCGTTAATTTTGCAAACGATCATAATTGAAAACCTTACAAACTGGAAATTTTTGATATCAAACCTGATGATAATGAGCAATCATTCGAGGTTTATTGGCGAGTTTTACAAAAATTAGACGATAATAAAACTGCTATTTCTGACTTATTCAAACAAAAAGTTGCTTATAATTATGTTCCAGATTATTCACTTTCTAATTTTTCAACTTTCTCAGAAGACCAGCTCAAGAAATTAAGACCTTACACAAATAGTGAGGTTAATTTTTCATTTAAAAAAGAGTTGACAAAGTTAATTTCAGTTGAAGATTTTCAAAAAGAAGTTAATAGTGCAAAAGATGATAATCAAGCTAGTGAAATTATTAACAAATATTTTAACCTTGATGAAACAATTTCACAAATTTTTAGCAATAAAAGCTTTTACTTTGAATCTGATAGTGGTATTAAAAAGCCTCGCTATGATATAAATTTGGTAAAAGATCAAATTATAACTGATCAATATTTAGTAAAAACTGCAATGCCAAACGTTTATAAATTAACCTTTGTTGCCCAGTTTTCTTCTGATTTTTCAAAAGAAATTGCCGCTGATATCAATAAGGATTCCAAATTTTTCCTTACTACTCAACTCAATTTAAGTAATTCTTTCCTTGATAATTCAATTAGTGATGATATTGTTTTAAGCGAATTTTCTGATAATGATTATTATGCAATAAATAATTTTAGTCAAAATAATTCGACTTTAATTACAGGGTGAGATTTTCTAAATTACTATAATAATGAAATTTTTTCAACCAAAGAAAAGCGTGCCGATTTTCTTAATTCACTTATTGAAAAAATTATCAAAACACCGTTAATATCAAAAATTAGATTCCAAAATAAACTAGCAAATTTAAATTTTCACCAAATTTCCAAATTTTTGGATCTTCAAATAAAACTAGATTCTGAACAAGTTAATTTAGATTTTAAAGATAACAATGTTGTTGCACAAATTAATGGTGATATTGTTATAAAAGATAAAAGAAATAATAAAATTATTGCTACAAAAAAATTTTCGCAAAGTATTAAAAATTTTGAAATATTAGCTCAAAATGATCCTGATTTTGCAACTTCAATTAACAAAGGCAGCTTGGTTATTGAGCCAAAAGTCCAAGAATCTGTTCCAAAAAATAATCAAAAAGGAATCCCAAAAGACGAAATATTAGCACTAATTGAGGCAAATAATTTTGATAAATTGAAGAAAGTTCTTCAAAATTCTCGTTATTATGGCTTTAGATTTGACGAAACCCAATTAAAATCAATGGTTGATAGTTATAATTTACCAACTGTTGAAGATTTAATTAAAAACACAAATGTTGATGATGCTGCCTCTAAAGGTATAACATCAATTTTTTCTAATTATTTTAATAGTGATGAGAAAATTTCACAATTTTTGTCATTTTTATCAAAACAAGACATTAGTTTTGTTGCAAAATATTGGTTTGATTTTCTTAAACATTTTAAATTAATAGAATCTGGAACAAACTGACCAGAAGATTTTAATATTAATGAATTATTTAAAAAATTAAGTGACATTAAAATTAAGCCTACAACAAAACCTCGTGGTCAAATTAATGATGAAAGCGAGCCAACAGTTTGACTTTTTTCATTTAACTATGGTTTTTTAAATTCTAATAAACCTCTTGAAAATGGTTTTTATATTAATAATGAGGTTAAAAATACTCTTAATTTGATGAAAACAAATTTATCTTTTAGTCCCGAGTATTTTATAAAACAGATCGAATTACAATCAAAACAAATCAGTGAACCTAATTTTTCACAGCAAAATAATAAAAATAATATTGAAAATCTCACCGATTTTCTTGTAGCTTTTTATTCATTAGCTTACTCAAAACAAAAGGAACAAAAACTTTTTACAGGTAATTTTGGTAAAGATTTTAATTACAAAATTCAATTTAGTCTGGAACCTAATTTAACAAATGTTGATGGGCTAGAAAAATCAAATGACCAAAATTTAAAAATAAAATATTGATATAATATTGGTCCGGTTGATAAAAACGGCGATCTAGTTAGTGTTATTTATCAAACAAAAAAATCAGAAATTGATCTAAAAATCAATTCTGAAAATAAACTTTTAAGTGATGAAGTTGACAAATTAGATGAAATTGCCTCAACTTTTTCATCAAATTCACAAATAGTTTTCTTATCCAAACAAGATCTTCAGGATTTTGAATCTCAAATCAAAGTTGCCATCTCAAAATCAAATGATAATAAGCCAGTATCTGTTGATAACGAAGTAAAAAAACTACCTTTTAGTAGTTATTTTGCCTCAGAACACAAAGATATAGGCTTTTATGCAATAAAACAACCAAAACAGAATCAAACAACAGGCACAACAGAAACAGAATCGCAAGCTACCGACATTGATACTACCGGTGTAATTGAGAAAATTAATTCTAAACTGGCAAGTCAAGTTCAATATAATTTATTTTTATATCTTTATGATAAAAATAATCCTCAAAATTTCTCAAGTCAACCTATCCGCGTTATTATCATGGAGCATACAAGCTCTCTATTGTTAAAATAA
- a CDS encoding P110/LppT family adhesin N-terminal domain has product MKKIKLNHIIFAIIGISTVVSISASVPYLISLQSKNYNSKLSEFDEKLANATNLNVNSQFNTSEFDSLVANLKLKSKFAKKLSASDALNLHFDKAYNFDLNNAIDFSEISQKYPGLNLRLVIPRSQSEIKIESNKIKNLAVNVSNSSKSINYTASFDLDFSDQDKTLNFSAQNLSASISLLNQDFLEGKTATEIAILFYNEFNKHFKETKNSSSALFATFSKFGGISFSINSEPIFVFPSNFEIKPDLQQEKLIFTNIDDVNNKIDLALTLFDKKTRKSSKLTLNFVDVPKKNDQKNSSEFLKIFKKNYKFNSAISKHLAQNSLSVSEYFTQNPQNLNLEQFNSWFTSNSSVNTAENNTFLEEIKNLIPNFTAKSVSFLVKANKNNPKNSNIVNVGLNIEGNFTEETLLPSGLKLAEDNTYTFNFELEFDAAEEIYGAYFINAIESFDKQGSENIDNLSFEIKKDLPITVFASTIDDKIKPFLNRPYDIKNITSQLSPFFNALNFFATKSNKINQTQIASTPDQTVEGSDQGAEAATAPTPAATNVSALPTLFQDTTESGSSSSIDSTPSSSSDTPPSPTPAPTTPTPDITASPSQQSLGDYLRKLFENLEKAKFPEGTSIYISADYQDETYEINLKIKTPSGIEKIFKIELDNVNKDSKLYKTFSDSVKTHLFLDWRTNVEIEEQSLNGQNQQVLKSISAVNNPNFKFKANEAPSNKSSEKVHVDDQQQGIYLAEGGISLESANNNADLKLDDGTSFLYAFKPNKLPKLDVLQYFLLKTGENENNFNLLIEKELFVEGVFKIGADFIPKPKSRPTHGIDFDNEKSGFQTTYNGKFKAEWDIINGEYPQPSLEIEPKNPHSVFHDFLNNSRATIILGVDIQKKDSKSIMNMKFYSSESNDAKKPIFTWRREIPTGAKWNFGKDFTFGTTKSENQEAIDKKLSRSETGITFKGFVLFDTPQSDEEYNKLFEKFRSEYV; this is encoded by the coding sequence ATGAAAAAAATTAAATTAAATCATATAATTTTTGCAATTATAGGAATTAGCACGGTCGTTAGTATTTCTGCCAGTGTTCCTTATTTAATCTCCTTGCAGTCAAAAAATTATAATTCAAAATTATCTGAATTTGACGAGAAACTAGCTAATGCTACAAATCTGAATGTTAATTCACAATTTAACACGTCTGAATTTGATAGCTTAGTTGCTAATTTAAAACTTAAGTCAAAATTTGCTAAAAAATTAAGTGCTTCTGATGCGCTAAATTTGCATTTTGATAAAGCATACAATTTTGACTTAAATAATGCGATTGATTTTAGTGAAATTAGTCAAAAATATCCAGGCCTAAATTTGAGATTGGTTATTCCTAGGAGTCAATCAGAAATAAAAATTGAGTCAAATAAAATAAAAAATCTTGCTGTTAATGTTTCAAATTCTAGTAAAAGTATAAATTATACTGCAAGTTTTGACTTAGATTTTTCAGATCAAGATAAAACCTTGAATTTTTCAGCCCAGAATTTGAGTGCATCGATTAGTCTTCTAAATCAAGATTTTTTAGAAGGAAAAACTGCAACCGAAATTGCTATTTTATTTTATAACGAATTTAATAAACATTTTAAAGAAACAAAAAATTCAAGTTCAGCATTATTTGCAACATTTTCTAAATTTGGCGGAATTTCCTTTAGTATAAATTCTGAACCGATTTTTGTTTTTCCTTCCAATTTTGAAATAAAACCTGATTTGCAACAAGAAAAATTAATTTTTACAAATATTGACGATGTTAATAATAAAATTGATTTAGCATTGACTTTATTTGATAAAAAAACACGAAAAAGTAGCAAATTAACACTTAACTTTGTGGATGTGCCTAAGAAGAATGACCAAAAAAATTCTTCTGAATTTTTAAAAATTTTTAAAAAAAATTATAAATTTAACTCAGCAATTTCTAAACATTTAGCACAAAACAGTCTGAGTGTATCAGAATATTTTACCCAAAATCCTCAAAATTTAAATCTTGAGCAGTTTAATTCTTGATTTACTTCAAATTCAAGCGTAAATACAGCTGAAAATAATACATTTCTAGAAGAAATTAAAAATTTAATTCCTAATTTTACTGCAAAAAGTGTCTCTTTTTTAGTAAAAGCAAACAAAAATAATCCTAAAAATTCTAATATTGTCAATGTTGGACTAAATATTGAAGGTAATTTTACTGAAGAAACATTACTTCCTTCAGGTCTAAAACTTGCCGAAGATAACACTTATACCTTTAATTTTGAACTAGAATTTGATGCAGCTGAAGAAATTTATGGCGCATATTTTATAAATGCAATTGAGAGTTTTGACAAACAAGGATCAGAAAATATTGACAATTTAAGCTTTGAAATTAAGAAAGATTTGCCAATTACAGTTTTTGCTTCAACAATTGATGATAAAATCAAACCTTTTTTAAATCGACCTTACGATATAAAAAATATAACAAGTCAGCTAAGTCCTTTTTTCAATGCTCTTAATTTTTTTGCAACCAAAAGTAATAAAATTAATCAGACCCAAATAGCTTCGACCCCTGATCAGACCGTTGAAGGCTCAGATCAGGGCGCTGAAGCCGCAACCGCACCTACACCTGCTGCTACAAACGTTAGCGCTTTACCGACCTTATTCCAAGATACAACAGAATCAGGTTCTTCTTCAAGCATAGATTCAACTCCTTCTTCAAGTTCAGACACACCTCCTTCTCCAACTCCAGCTCCAACTACCCCAACCCCAGATATAACCGCTTCTCCAAGTCAACAATCTTTAGGTGATTATCTAAGAAAACTTTTTGAAAACCTTGAAAAAGCTAAATTTCCTGAAGGCACTTCTATTTATATTTCCGCAGATTATCAAGATGAAACTTATGAAATTAATCTTAAGATTAAAACCCCTAGTGGAATTGAAAAAATTTTCAAAATTGAACTTGATAATGTAAATAAAGACAGTAAACTTTATAAAACTTTTTCTGATAGCGTAAAAACTCACCTATTTTTAGATTGAAGAACTAATGTTGAAATAGAAGAACAATCTTTAAATGGTCAAAATCAGCAAGTTTTAAAATCAATTTCAGCTGTTAATAATCCGAATTTTAAATTTAAGGCAAACGAAGCGCCTTCAAATAAATCAAGTGAAAAAGTCCATGTTGATGACCAACAACAAGGTATTTATCTAGCTGAAGGTGGAATTTCCTTGGAGAGTGCAAATAATAATGCCGATCTAAAATTAGATGATGGCACTTCCTTCCTTTATGCTTTTAAACCAAATAAATTGCCAAAACTTGACGTTCTCCAATATTTTTTACTAAAAACAGGCGAAAATGAAAATAATTTTAACCTACTTATTGAAAAGGAACTATTTGTAGAGGGCGTTTTTAAAATTGGTGCTGATTTCATTCCTAAACCTAAATCCAGGCCAACCCACGGCATAGATTTTGATAACGAAAAATCAGGATTTCAAACAACATATAACGGTAAATTTAAAGCTGAATGAGATATAATTAATGGAGAATACCCTCAGCCTAGTTTGGAAATTGAGCCAAAAAATCCTCACTCAGTATTTCATGATTTTCTTAATAATTCTAGAGCCACTATTATTTTAGGCGTCGATATTCAAAAAAAAGATAGCAAATCGATTATGAATATGAAGTTTTATTCTAGCGAATCTAATGATGCTAAAAAACCGATTTTCACTTGAAGACGTGAAATACCAACTGGTGCAAAATGGAATTTTGGTAAAGATTTTACTTTTGGAACCACCAAATCAGAAAATCAAGAAGCTATTGACAAAAAACTTTCAAGATCTGAAACTGGAATCACCTTTAAAGGTTTTGTTTTATTTGACACACCTCAAAGTGATGAAGAATATAATAAACTTTTTGAAAAATTTAGATCTGAGTATGTCTAA